A DNA window from Anastrepha ludens isolate Willacy chromosome 6, idAnaLude1.1, whole genome shotgun sequence contains the following coding sequences:
- the LOC128867327 gene encoding uncharacterized protein LOC128867327, translating into MFNFECNYDEKERVWMGAKQPLVYDFNCSVGKIIFNNLKNFPKNVCQVSDIDGREVTNGELLSWSIRLAQHFKKMGLRHDDVIGIVAKNSTYLSSVAVGCFMNCTPFHTINSGFDPVTIQTLFKNTAPKIIFCDGDVYEKVNTATRSLRPLFYTLTNHIDGVSTIEDLLQPTPNEYLYQPEPLKLGGAQTVAIMCSSGTTGFPKCVCLSNYILQVDYMFVTSHDVIFTNSSLDWMTGIFFTFFSSATSCKRVITNRPYTPEYLVELVKKYKITYIMAAPRHVATLVTCAKATTDNFSSIRTFVVGGGCVSLSTLNRLQNILHNGIINVLYGMTEIGFISLNSGDQNLSSVGKLCHHIEVRIVDEQGKNLQQNEIGEIYVKTGHTWNGYYGNTIETQRMQDSFGWFHTGDMGYFDDESCLFIVDRKKEIVKYQGMQYWPSEIEDVIMKMPEVEDVCVVGVYDEGNGDAAGAVVVRRKGAQLTERQVKEYVAKHLPVTYKQLHAGVVFVERLPENTNGKTSKKEVKALFATN; encoded by the exons ATGTTTAATTTTGAGTGTAACTATGATGAAAAGGAGCGGGTGTGGATGGGCGCAAAGCAACCACTAGTTTATGATTTTAACTGTTCTGTgggaaaaattatattcaataatttgaaaaattttccgaaaaatgtCTGTCAG GTTTCCGATATTGATGGACGTGAAGTAACTAATGGTGAATTGCTCTCTTGGTCGATACGCTTGGCGCAGCATTTCAAGAAAATGGGCTTACGACATGATGATGTCATTGGTATTGTAGCAAAGAACAGCACTTACTTGAGCTCCGTTGCCGTCGGTTGTTTTATGAATTGTACACCCTTTCATACGATAAACAGCGGTTTTGATCCTG TTACAATCCAAACACTCTTCAAAAATACAGcaccaaaaattatattttgcgaTGGCGACGTTTACGAGAAAGTCAATACCGCCACACGTTCGTTGAGGCCATTGTTTTATACACTCACAAATCATATTGACGGTGTATCCACCATTGAAGACCTATTACAGCCAACCCCAAACGAATATTTATATCA GCCCGAACCATTGAAGCTTGGAGGTGCACAGACTGTAGCGATTATGTGCTCCTCAGGCACAACTGGTTTTCCCAAGTGCGTTTGTTTGTCGAATTATATTCTGCAGGTGGATTATAT GTTTGTTACCAGTCATGACGTCATTTTCACAAATAGCAGTTTAGACTGGATGACTGGTATATTCTTTACCTTTTTCTCTAGTGCCACAAGTTGTAAGCGTGTCATTACTAATCGGCCCTACACACCGGAGTATTTGGTTGAGTTGGtgaagaaatataaaatcaCTTATATTATGGCCGCACCACGTCACGTCGCCACCCTGGTCACCTGTGCTAAAGCCACTACGGATAACTTCAGCTCGATTCGTACGTTCGTTGTTGGCGGTGGATGCGTAAGCCTGTCGACACTGAATCGTTTGCAAAACATTCTCCATAATGGTATTATTAACGTATTATATGGAATGACTGAGATCGGTTTTATTTCTCTGAACTCTGGTGATCAGAATCTTAGCTCTGTAGGGAAGTTATGCCACCACATTGAGGTGCGTATTGTTGATGAACAAGGCAAGAATTTGCAACAAAATGAAATTGGTGAGATTTATGTGAAGACTGGACATACTTGGAATGGTTATTATGGTAATACCATTGAGACACAACGTATGCAGGACTCTTTTGGCTGGTTCCATACCGGTGATATGGGTTATTTTGATGATGAAAGTTGTCTGTTTATTGTTGATCGTAAGAAGGAAATAGTTAAGTATCAGGGTATGCAATATTGGCCAAGTGAGATAGAGGATGTGATTATGAAGATGCCTGAAGTGGAGGATGTTTGTGTGGTTGGCGTATATGACGAAGGTAATGGCGATGCGGCCGGAGCAGTGGTGGTGCGGCGCAAGGGAGCTCAGCTAACGGAGCGACAGGTCAAGGAGTATGTCGCTAAACACTTGCCAGTGACCTATAAACAATTGCATGCGGGTGTTGTTTTCGTAGAGCGTCTACCTGAGAATACAAATGGTAAGACTTCGAAGAAAGAAGTTAAGGCATTATTTGCGACTAACTGA